TCCAGCTACCTAGATGCACCTCATAAACTGAAAATGCAGAATCAAGAGCGTTATTTTTAGAACGCGATTGCATCCACTTTTTATCCTTCCATTCAGGCTGATAATCCCAGACTACGCTAGCCGTTTTGGGAGGATGCTCACATCTTCGGGCATAAGGATCCGCTTTTTCTGTTTTGATATCATTATTGCTGCTGTGGATTTTGTATTTATAGGTAGTACCCTGCTCCAATCCAGGAATGAATCCTTCCCAAATCCCACTGCTGTCCCAGCGCACCTCTAATGGGTGCTGACCTTCCACCCAATAATTGAAATCTCCAATAACTGAGACGGCTTTTGCGCTAGGTGCCCAAACTGCAAAATAGGTTCCTTTCACTCCGTCTATTTCAATAACGTGTGATCCAAATTTCTCGTAGAGCCGGTAATGCTTACCAGCTTTGAAAAGATTGATATCAAAATCTGTAAACAGTGAGTGGGATTGTACGTTAGGCATGTGATGTTGTTAGTCTATGAGTATTTGAGTTTGTGAGTATTTGAGTTTGTGAGTGTTTGAGTCTATCAGTCCAGACATAGTTTAAGGGTGAGTTTCTTTATTTTATTCTTTTTTCTTTTTCTTTTACCTATGGCCATGGGTGTTATGATTTCATGGTCGATGAGCATTTTGACTACGCTCTATGACAACGTAGTCGAAGCGCTCAAAGACTACTATTATAGATAAGGACTTTAACTATTCATAATTCTGCATTCTAAATTCTGAATTTTTCATTCTTTATACTTTCTCCTGCTCATAGTTCATAATACTATGGATGCCACGTAAAGGAATGATCGCCCAGCTGGGACGAGAATTAAATTCGTAGCCCAATTCATATATCGCTTTTTCCAGCAAGCAGAATTGCAAAAGAAAGTTCACTTCTTTTTGATAACCAATATTCAAATTATGATTATGGATGTGGTGTAAATAAGTATCTAAAAAAATGGAAATGAAGTATTTATACAACAATTCTCCAGCGGCGTACAGATCCTCCTTTGAAAGGGGCATTTCGTCTTGTATTTCAAAAATCGTTGCATAAATCGCATAATGAAAGCTACGGAACATGCCCGCGAGATCCTTTTGTGGCATTTGCTTCACCTTACGATCACGTATCGTGCTTTCTGGCTCACCCTCAAAATCCAATAGATAAAAATCATGACCGTCCAGCAGCACCTGACCCAGATGGTAATCACCGTGAACCCTAATGCGCTCCCCTTTCATACGGTGCCAGTCAAATTCAATAAACCGAGCTCTGATATCATTTTTGCGCTCTAGAAGTTCCTGTGCCAGCTCTAGCGACTCGCCTTTGAGTTTGTGCAAATTATTTTCTACTGTATTGAGTCGGTTTTGAAACATGTACAGCAGTCGGTTCTTGAGCCACACGTTGTAATCGCCGTTATATTTAGCTGCGGTGAATTTTAGGTCGTTGCGCTCTGCTCCTATCGCCACGTGAAACTGTGCGGTTCTCAAAGCAAGGGTGCGTATTTTCTTTAATAATTCCAGACCCGTCCAATCGATGATTTCAAGCGGGATATCATTGAGCTTGATGCGCTCAAACAGCTTGATATCTGGCAGGGATTTTATGTTGATACGCTTTCGCGAAAGCGTATCAAAAACAGTCCTTAATTCACCCAGCATCCATTCCCAGCCATCGCCTTGATTAGGTACTAATTTTTGCATGAGTGCCAGGGTAACATCGTGCTTCTTGACGATATTGAGATTGATCGACCCCATGTAAGTGGGTGATCGATCAAAGCTGGTTTGCTCTGTCAAATACCTACATATTTGATAGTCTGGATTGGTACTGCTATAAATCCTACGGAAAAACTTGACGATATAATCATCATTGAAGATAATGCTGGTATTGCTTTGCTCTGCGCCTAAAAACCTACTGGAACGATACTCTGTTTCCATAAGTCCCTCGCCAGCATGAAAGGCAATCGTACCCAAACCTTCAACAGGCTCAGACTCAATAATTTTTTCAAAAAGGACTTTTCTAAATGAGTCTAAAAAAAGTGCATCGACTAAATAACCGCTGGTATTGCCCAGTTTTATGGGCGCAATCAAACCGTTTCCTGCAACCTCCTTCTCTTCCACAAAACCTAGTGGCAAAAAATAATGCTGGTAGAAGGCTTCTTTAAAATTAACCTCCAGCAGCAAGCCATAAAAATGGTCGCCTTTGTGTGCGATCGTAAAAAACTCGCTGATTTCAAGATACTTCATCGTGCTGCTCTTGCCACCATACCAGCGCTGATCGATAATATAATGTTCTAAAACATCATCAGTAAGTTGTTTTTTGAACGCATCGTCATTGAGAAGTTCTTCCCATGATTTGGGATTTGAAAGCGTATTCTTAGGCATGGTTTCAATCAACAATTAGATCTAATAATCATAGGGTGTTGCAATACAAGGTTTGAAGATATGTAATTTACTTTACATATAAATTCCTAATTTCAAAAAGAAAGCTGCCTGCATTGCTGAATTCGTAAAAAGTTCAGGACAATAGTAAAATACCGAGGAGTTCTCTCAAGCAGTTCTAGCTAAAAGACATGCCAACACGGATAGTTGGCATGTCAACTTCTAAAATTCGGCACCAACATGCCAAGTTTTGGTCTTAGCATGTTTAGAAATTATCGCATTGTCTATT
This genomic interval from Nonlabens spongiae contains the following:
- a CDS encoding maltokinase N-terminal cap-like domain-containing protein, with translation MPKNTLSNPKSWEELLNDDAFKKQLTDDVLEHYIIDQRWYGGKSSTMKYLEISEFFTIAHKGDHFYGLLLEVNFKEAFYQHYFLPLGFVEEKEVAGNGLIAPIKLGNTSGYLVDALFLDSFRKVLFEKIIESEPVEGLGTIAFHAGEGLMETEYRSSRFLGAEQSNTSIIFNDDYIVKFFRRIYSSTNPDYQICRYLTEQTSFDRSPTYMGSINLNIVKKHDVTLALMQKLVPNQGDGWEWMLGELRTVFDTLSRKRINIKSLPDIKLFERIKLNDIPLEIIDWTGLELLKKIRTLALRTAQFHVAIGAERNDLKFTAAKYNGDYNVWLKNRLLYMFQNRLNTVENNLHKLKGESLELAQELLERKNDIRARFIEFDWHRMKGERIRVHGDYHLGQVLLDGHDFYLLDFEGEPESTIRDRKVKQMPQKDLAGMFRSFHYAIYATIFEIQDEMPLSKEDLYAAGELLYKYFISIFLDTYLHHIHNHNLNIGYQKEVNFLLQFCLLEKAIYELGYEFNSRPSWAIIPLRGIHSIMNYEQEKV